ACACCCACCATACGTCCTCCAACTCCCAAACATTGTACGTCTACCAAGACCCTAACACCCACCATATGTCCTCCTACACCCTAACACCGTACGTCCTCCAACACTGTACGTCCTCCAACACCCTAACAACCACCACACGTCCTCCAACACCCTAACACCGTACATCCTCCAACACCGTACATCCTCCAACACCCTAACGCCGTATGTCCTAAGACCACATGTCCTCCAACACCTTAACATTGTACATTCTCCAACATCCTAACATCGTACATCCTCCAACACCCTAACGCCGTATGTCCTAAGACCACATGTCCTCCAACACCTTAACATTGTACATTCTCCAACATCCTAACATCATACATCCTCCATCACCCTAACTACCATCATATGTCCTGTAACACTATCCTTTATCAGTGTTTCTAGTCATTTTAGAGATGACACTGTctaatttttgtttatttttgaggaAGAATAAGTTGCTTCTATTCAGTATTAATCCAGGTGAGCTGCATAATTGGAAAATGTGGATGTAACAATTATGAATTATCCTAACTCACcctgtgtacatgtttgtgtgtttgtctttctgcaTATCTGTGTATGCTTTCATGAAatacatgcttgtgtgtgcactgaATTATTCCTAGACTGCTCTCATTCAATGCCGCGTTCAAGTCATGTGGGAACAAGTGTAAAAGAGTTCCCAGTGAAATTAAGAAGTCAAACGTTTCAATTCTTACATCAACATCAGTGCCATGCTAAACTGAAATGACACATTTCTGCTATAGGTaagacagaacacacacacacacacacatacacacatacacacatacacacacaggagataTGAATGAGCTAAATGGGATATTGGCATGTCACAGCTAAAGCTTCTTTCAGCAACACAGGCTGACTCTGCAAATCAACACATGGCATTAACAGGACTGGTTtaaaattatgtaaataaaactgattttggatcTTACTGTTCCAAGTTAAAACATTAACGCCTCCTAGATTGGGCAAAGAGAGGTCATTCcattcttctgcttcttccaaCATGACGTGACCGCGGCATCACCTAATAACTCTAACATGAATTGAAGGATACAACCCTGTATGGGTTGAGAAACGAACCTAATGAAACTCTCCGGAAAttcttttccaaaaacaaataatcatcAGTATAAAATACGATTGTTTTCTTAAATCCTGATGAACTGAAATATTCCAGGCGCTCTACAAGGAGGAGTTTGAAAAGAACAAGGGAAAGGGTTTCAGTGTGGTGGCCGACACTCCCGAGATGCAGAGAGTGAAGAAGACACAAGACCAGATCAGTAACGTAAGTTGAAAACACACTCGTCCATTACCTGTGAGGTTGTACTTAAACATGCATTAGTGTTCATCATGAGGATTATCAGTACAATCTAAATAGTCACATTGCTTTCACATTAGTTTCAGCTATCTCTTTTTATTTACTTCTGCTGAGAAAAAGCATTCCTTGCCAAGCTACAGTTTCACAAACAGCAATCAAACGGTTCATGAAATTCTGGAAAGCAAATAGTTTATTTCCCTTTGGGACAAAAAAGAAGTCCACCAGGCCAGCTGCAGCCAACAAGTCCAgctttctcctctgctgctcttaAACAAACAGTTTTTAAAGACACAGCGGCGAATCCACACGGGCCAGCAGCAGGagtcgtttaaaaaaaaagatcattttatGAAAGTTATTGTTGCACATGAAGCTGAGGGGAGTCCGGACACAGCCGCCCCAGACGGGAGCCGGTGGAGGATGTCGACAAACCAGCCTGCAGAGACCGAGGCACATTTCAGACATTTCTCCCcatccacacagcagcagctgccctATATGGTCAAAGTCTCTCAGCTGTGGACACAAAGTGAACGTCTGCTCTCTGCTCAcggctgctcacacacacacacacacacacacacacacacacacacacacacacacacacacataccacatacagacacactttctcttttcccccctctcatGAGACCTGTAGTTGCAGAAAGGAATGACTAGCGATAAGCTGTGTCTCTAAAgaatttccccctctctctctctctctctctctctggttcccTCAACCTCCTatcctccctttcctcttttAACATccatcctccccctctctccctctctttcccccagTTATTTTTCCAGTCCAGGCCTctgtctatttctctctctctctctctctctcctgaggTCTGTTGAGGACGGCAGGGCACAGGGGGCTGCTGCTCCTTCTCTTCCAGATCGGACATCCAGTTCCTCCATCTTTTCAATCCCCTAAAAATCTGAGACTGCATTCCAGGAGtttttcccccccccccatttCTGTGTCCTCTGAATATTGTAAACAAGCAGGCCCACTCTCCTCCAAGCATCTCAACACAACAGGCTTATTTATGGCATAAGTTAAAACCTCActgtggattattttttttgtatgagaCCTTTGCTTTTTCATGATGAATTTTTTGATACAGCATTTAGTGTTTTCGAATTAAGCCTTAAATTTGGTACTCAAATTTAGATGATTTTTGGTTCTAAgtcttattttttcatattctatATTCTAGACTGCCTTAGgaaaatgcaatgcagcagtTTTGCAGTATTGTGTTGTGTAGAAGTCAAGTGAAGCTGTCAGACAAAGTACCACACAGTACTTTGTTGACTTTCTGTTTTGAAAGTTTATGAAGATTATAACAATAATTTGAAAAGTTTATGTCAGAAACTGTCCAATAATACACTTCCTCTGCTTTTTTAAATGGGTTCACACAACTTTGATCGTACTCATCAGTAACTCATCAAAATAActcatcaaaatgtcaaatggaCTGAAGTCATACTTTGTCTAAAGACTTCAGTTGTTACTGAGCTGGACTGCGACTTGTTGGCGAGGCTTCCTCtccaataaaaaatattgatggCCTTGTGGCTGAGATATTCCCCCATCACCTCTCAACACCTCCTAAAATGGTAGTCAACGTTGGAAGTAATGGCCAAACATGAGCCTATGGCGACCCCTAGTGGACgtgacatgtgtgtgtttgtgtgtgtagatcaAGTACCATGAGGAGTTTGAAAAGAGCAAGATTCGGAGTGATGCACCACCCCCTGAAAATAGGCAAGGTAAGGCATATTTgtctcgccacacacacacacacacacacacacacacacacacacacatctggatgCTCCTCATATAACCAAAtgtattttgctgtgtgtgcgtgtgtctgtagAGGAGtatgaacagcagcagccaccctGTCCAAACACATTCAGTCAGCCTGGTGCGAAGATGCATCCTGCTGCAGTAGCGCCACCTGGTGGAGGGGTAAGGATGAAACAGCTTGTGTGACTCTGCTCCTGCCGACATCATTCACTCTGTTCTTAAGCTGTGACCAGGGGTgctgccagggattttgggccccatgaaaagaaatcttattgggcccttgtatagccggccaataggcaaccctttttatttcaggcctttcgagggccccctcccccattgtggccctgggtaatcagtcccgcttttcACCCCACTACGACACCCCTGGCTGTGACCGACCTATCTTTGAATTTGAATGTCTGAATGTTTTAGAGCTCATGTGATCAGAAGAGGTGTGCATATGCTTTGCTGTCTCGCATCAAATAAATCAGCATCAACCAGTCAAGTCTTCTTATTCTCCATCAATAGTGCAATAGTGttttatacagtatataataCAGTATAGGATATGCTCTGTgcaatgtgtttgtttatctgtccTTGTCCTTGTGCAAGAGAGTGTGTCAATTCATCTGTGAATTTATatgctctatgtgtgtgtgtgtgtgtgtgtgtgtgtatccaccTCCCAGCGGCGGTACCAGGCCCTGTACAGCTACTCGGCAGCAGATGCAGATGAGGTTTCTCTGCTGGAAGGGGATCTGATCTCAGATGCTGAGCAGATAGATGAGGGATGGATGTATGGACGCAACCAGCGCACGGGCCAGCGCGGCATGCTGCCCGCCAACTATGTCCGGCCCATCTGAAACCTCCAGTCACATCCAAGATCcaagaaacat
This genomic interval from Myripristis murdjan chromosome 19, fMyrMur1.1, whole genome shotgun sequence contains the following:
- the LOC115378147 gene encoding LIM and SH3 domain protein 1-like isoform X3, coding for MNPPCGRCHKAVYPTEKINCLDKYWHKGCFSCEVCKMALSMSNYKGFDKKPYCSMHYPKTSFTIVTDTPENLRLKQQTMLNSQALYKEEFEKNKGKGFSVVADTPEMQRVKKTQDQISNIKYHEEFEKSKIRSDAPPPENRQEEYEQQQPPCPNTFSQPGAKMHPAAVAPPGGGRRYQALYSYSAADADEVSLLEGDLISDAEQIDEGWMYGRNQRTGQRGMLPANYVRPI
- the LOC115378147 gene encoding LIM and SH3 domain protein 1-like isoform X1 is translated as MNPPCGRCHKAVYPTEKINCLDKYWHKGCFSCEVCKMALSMSNYKGFDKKPYCSMHYPKTSFTIVTDTPENLRLKQQTMLNSQAIYKEEFEKNKGKGFSVVADTPEMQRVKKTQDQISNALYKEEFEKNKGKGFSVVADTPEMQRVKKTQDQISNIKYHEEFEKSKIRSDAPPPENRQEEYEQQQPPCPNTFSQPGAKMHPAAVAPPGGGRRYQALYSYSAADADEVSLLEGDLISDAEQIDEGWMYGRNQRTGQRGMLPANYVRPI